One Mycobacteroides abscessus ATCC 19977 genomic window carries:
- a CDS encoding sigma factor-like helix-turn-helix DNA-binding protein has product MSDLSSAHLDDAVSSTDPAVGLRAVQALRRLCERLEAIHVTNARNQGWSWQAIAEALEVSRQAVHQKYNRARK; this is encoded by the coding sequence ATGAGCGACCTTTCGTCGGCCCATCTTGACGATGCCGTCAGCAGTACTGATCCGGCGGTAGGGCTGCGGGCGGTGCAAGCCTTGCGCCGGCTATGTGAACGGCTGGAAGCGATCCACGTGACCAATGCGCGCAATCAGGGCTGGAGCTGGCAGGCGATCGCCGAGGCGCTCGAAGTGAGCCGTCAGGCAGTGCATCAGAAATACAACCGGGCGAGGAAGTGA
- a CDS encoding Clp protease N-terminal domain-containing protein, with translation MFEKFQKSAKVAVMLSQEEAREMDDTRIGAEHVLVGVLDSAGAPLSELMGGYGLTADGVRDRLRAGSEQPPMDDEDAEALRAIGIDLSQVRESVSKVFGPQAFDKAFEKSGRRKARVRGWRPFGMIPFNSSAKKCLELALREAIAHKDNWIGCEHMVLGILRGGDPVALAVITERVSADELRQAVVGLLDQAA, from the coding sequence ATGTTTGAAAAGTTCCAGAAATCGGCCAAGGTGGCGGTCATGCTCTCGCAGGAAGAAGCCCGCGAAATGGACGACACCCGTATCGGAGCAGAGCACGTCCTGGTCGGTGTGCTCGACAGCGCGGGCGCGCCGCTGTCGGAGCTGATGGGCGGTTATGGCCTGACCGCAGACGGGGTGCGCGATCGGCTGCGTGCCGGATCCGAACAACCACCGATGGATGATGAGGATGCCGAGGCGCTCAGGGCGATCGGTATCGATCTATCTCAGGTGCGCGAGAGTGTTTCGAAAGTCTTCGGTCCGCAGGCCTTCGATAAGGCCTTCGAAAAGTCGGGGCGCCGCAAGGCGCGCGTGCGTGGCTGGCGCCCGTTTGGGATGATCCCGTTCAATTCGTCGGCCAAAAAGTGCCTGGAGCTGGCTCTGCGGGAGGCCATCGCCCACAAAGACAATTGGATCGGATGCGAGCACATGGTGCTGGGCATCCTGCGCGGCGGCGACCCGGTCGCCTTGGCCGTCATCACCGAGCGGGTATCCGCCGACGAACTGCGCCAGGCAGTGGTCGGTCTCCTCGATCAAGCCGCCTAG
- a CDS encoding pyridoxamine 5'-phosphate oxidase family protein — MTLTPRCDQRFSEPGACAPAWSDVSALLAAAELYWITTVRPDGSPHVTPLVGTWHDESFVFCTGPAEQKALNLESNRAVAITTGVNTWNDGHDVVVEGTAERIVDATALQLLARSYVEKYGEEWTFTPSAGGFGEGDQFAVVYRVVPSKVLSFTKRPHAQTSYVR, encoded by the coding sequence ATGACCCTCACCCCTCGTTGTGATCAGCGGTTCAGCGAACCGGGCGCCTGCGCCCCGGCGTGGAGCGACGTCTCGGCGCTCTTGGCCGCCGCCGAGCTGTACTGGATCACCACCGTCCGGCCCGATGGCAGCCCGCACGTGACTCCGCTCGTGGGAACATGGCATGACGAATCATTCGTGTTCTGCACCGGACCCGCCGAGCAGAAGGCCCTCAATCTGGAATCGAACCGCGCCGTCGCGATCACCACCGGCGTCAATACCTGGAACGACGGGCACGATGTCGTCGTCGAGGGGACCGCGGAGCGCATTGTCGACGCCACCGCACTGCAACTCCTCGCGCGTTCCTACGTCGAAAAGTACGGCGAAGAATGGACATTCACACCGAGTGCGGGCGGATTCGGGGAAGGCGACCAATTCGCGGTGGTGTACCGGGTGGTGCCGTCGAAGGTTCTCTCCTTCACCAAGCGCCCGCACGCTCAGACGAGCTACGTCCGCTAG
- a CDS encoding cupin domain-containing protein: MTREQFAPGSAPLVRDRDREIVSTATGNRTGLVLDSDATGGAVSVLSVYLPQGANGAAPHLHTRSTELFYVVSGRLEILAGDRIEILEQGDTLLVPRLMPHAFGATGNSDVNVLTVLSPGVQRFDYFRLLDRIVHQQADISELQAAQETYDNHFVESAVWAQGRGLSALDAR; this comes from the coding sequence ATGACACGCGAACAGTTTGCCCCGGGATCGGCACCCCTGGTCCGGGACAGGGACCGGGAGATCGTCAGCACCGCCACCGGAAACAGGACCGGGTTGGTGCTGGATTCCGATGCGACCGGCGGTGCGGTAAGCGTGCTCAGCGTCTACCTCCCGCAGGGCGCCAACGGGGCGGCGCCGCATTTACATACCCGCTCCACCGAGCTCTTCTACGTGGTGTCAGGGCGGCTGGAGATCCTGGCCGGAGACCGCATCGAGATCCTGGAGCAGGGCGACACCCTGCTGGTACCACGGCTGATGCCGCACGCGTTCGGTGCCACCGGCAATAGTGATGTGAACGTCCTCACGGTGCTCTCCCCCGGTGTGCAGCGCTTCGACTACTTCCGGCTATTGGACCGAATCGTGCACCAGCAGGCCGATATCAGCGAGCTACAGGCGGCCCAGGAGACCTATGACAACCACTTTGTCGAGAGCGCTGTGTGGGCACAGGGGCGGGGGCTCTCGGCGCTGGACGCCCGGTAG
- a CDS encoding cytochrome P450, which produces MNAVQPPQLPFPREGLFVPAAQQRELQRAGTVHRVTTAVGDPAWLITGYATVRQLFDDERVGRSHPEPDTAARSGDSAFFGGPIGSYETEREDHARGRRLMQPHFTPKQMRTLAGRVHELADELITAMIDRGSPADFYTAVAVPLPMMVLCELLGVPYADRDEFREWTVAASNTRDRSRSEWGMGQLFVYGMQLVGRKRQQPGDDVISRLCTIDGVADHEIASQSMALLLGGHETTVVQLGLATLLLLANPEQWALLVSQPDLVPNAVEETLRASRTGGGEIPRYAREDLEIDGVHIAAGELLLLDVGAANHDPAVFGCPDQLDVARKHLAHVIFGYGSRYCVGAPLARMQLTEVLGQLVERLPGLHLRRDISELTMRGDLLTGGLREVPVGW; this is translated from the coding sequence GTGAATGCTGTGCAACCACCTCAGTTGCCTTTTCCGCGCGAGGGTCTGTTTGTGCCTGCCGCCCAGCAACGTGAACTGCAGCGCGCCGGGACCGTGCATCGAGTCACTACCGCGGTCGGCGATCCCGCTTGGCTGATCACCGGCTATGCAACGGTTCGCCAGTTGTTCGATGACGAGCGCGTGGGCCGATCGCATCCGGAGCCGGACACCGCCGCCCGATCGGGTGATTCGGCGTTCTTTGGTGGCCCGATCGGCAGTTACGAGACAGAACGCGAGGACCACGCACGTGGGCGCCGGCTGATGCAACCTCACTTCACGCCTAAGCAGATGCGGACGCTTGCGGGGCGTGTGCATGAGCTTGCCGACGAACTGATCACCGCGATGATCGATCGGGGTTCGCCTGCCGACTTCTACACCGCTGTCGCGGTGCCGCTGCCGATGATGGTGCTGTGCGAGTTGCTCGGCGTGCCGTATGCGGACCGGGATGAGTTTCGTGAATGGACTGTGGCCGCCTCCAATACGCGTGACCGAAGTCGCTCGGAGTGGGGCATGGGCCAGCTCTTCGTCTACGGAATGCAGCTGGTCGGGCGCAAGCGCCAGCAGCCGGGTGACGATGTCATCTCTCGCCTGTGCACGATAGACGGGGTAGCCGACCACGAAATCGCCTCCCAGTCCATGGCGTTGCTGCTCGGCGGCCATGAGACCACCGTGGTCCAGCTCGGTCTGGCCACCTTGCTGCTGCTGGCCAACCCCGAGCAATGGGCGCTGCTTGTGTCGCAACCGGATTTGGTGCCGAACGCGGTCGAGGAGACGCTACGGGCCTCGCGTACGGGTGGCGGAGAGATTCCCCGTTATGCGCGCGAGGACTTGGAGATCGACGGCGTCCATATCGCCGCGGGAGAGCTGCTGCTACTCGACGTCGGAGCTGCCAACCATGATCCCGCGGTCTTCGGCTGCCCCGACCAGCTAGATGTAGCGCGAAAGCATTTGGCGCATGTGATATTTGGTTACGGTTCGCGCTATTGCGTCGGTGCGCCGCTTGCCCGTATGCAGCTCACCGAAGTCCTGGGCCAGCTCGTCGAACGCTTGCCCGGGCTGCATCTGCGTAGGGATATCTCGGAACTGACGATGCGGGGCGATCTGCTCACCGGCGGCCTGCGGGAGGTTCCGGTCGGTTGGTAA
- a CDS encoding 1,4-dihydroxy-2-naphthoate polyprenyltransferase, whose protein sequence is MASIAQWIEGSRPRTWPNAVAPVIAGTGAAAAAGSAVWWKALLALAVSVCMIIGVNFANDYSDGIRGTDDDRVGPLRLVGSRLASPASVKAVAFAFLALGAAAGLALAITTAWWLVAVGAVCVAGAWFYTGGSKPYGYSGFGEIAVFVFFGLVAVLGTEYAQTSTVSPVGVVLAVAIGSFSSAVLVANNLRDIPTDRESGKITLAVRLGDARTRVLFPALLAVPVLASIGLGVAHPWRLLGLVMLPLIAKAARPVVTRASGPALIPTLRDTGLAMLGWAILTAAALAWLS, encoded by the coding sequence ATGGCCAGCATCGCGCAGTGGATCGAAGGCTCCCGTCCCCGCACCTGGCCGAATGCGGTGGCGCCCGTCATCGCGGGTACCGGCGCCGCGGCGGCGGCGGGCTCGGCCGTCTGGTGGAAAGCCCTGCTTGCGCTGGCGGTGTCGGTGTGCATGATCATCGGCGTCAACTTCGCGAACGACTACTCGGACGGCATCCGCGGTACCGACGATGACAGAGTGGGGCCGCTGCGGCTGGTGGGCTCCCGGCTGGCATCGCCGGCGTCCGTCAAGGCAGTCGCCTTCGCGTTCTTGGCGCTGGGCGCGGCGGCGGGATTGGCGCTGGCCATCACCACCGCCTGGTGGCTGGTGGCGGTAGGGGCGGTGTGCGTAGCCGGGGCCTGGTTCTACACCGGCGGATCGAAGCCCTACGGATACAGCGGCTTTGGCGAGATCGCTGTTTTCGTGTTCTTCGGCCTGGTGGCTGTGCTGGGTACCGAGTACGCGCAGACCTCGACAGTCAGTCCCGTCGGCGTCGTGTTGGCGGTGGCGATCGGCAGCTTCTCCAGCGCGGTGCTCGTCGCCAACAATCTGCGCGATATCCCCACCGATCGCGAGTCGGGCAAGATCACTCTGGCCGTCCGGTTGGGCGACGCGCGCACCCGAGTGCTGTTTCCTGCCCTGCTCGCCGTTCCGGTCCTGGCCAGCATCGGCCTCGGTGTCGCACACCCGTGGCGCCTCCTGGGGCTCGTGATGTTGCCGCTGATCGCCAAGGCCGCCCGTCCGGTGGTGACGCGAGCATCAGGGCCGGCGCTGATCCCGACATTGCGCGACACCGGACTGGCCATGCTGGGCTGGGCAATCCTCACCGCCGCGGCCCTTGCCTGGTTGAGCTAG
- a CDS encoding SRPBCC family protein, whose amino-acid sequence MRDSVTVHIAAPADKIWALVSDITNTGKFSPETFEAEWLDGATEPAVGVRFRGHVKRNQKGPVYWTVCRVVECERGRSFGFAVLWPNGKTVNTWRYRFEPAGDGTDVTESFELAPTLPLRIYWALLGWARGRTNRNGMRETLNRIKAVAEAP is encoded by the coding sequence ATGCGTGATTCGGTCACCGTGCATATCGCCGCTCCCGCCGACAAGATCTGGGCGCTGGTCAGCGATATCACCAACACAGGCAAGTTCAGCCCGGAGACCTTCGAGGCCGAGTGGCTCGACGGCGCCACCGAGCCGGCGGTGGGAGTGCGCTTTCGTGGTCACGTGAAGCGCAATCAGAAGGGCCCCGTGTACTGGACGGTGTGCCGAGTCGTCGAATGTGAGCGCGGTCGCTCCTTCGGTTTCGCCGTGCTGTGGCCTAACGGAAAGACGGTGAACACCTGGCGCTACCGCTTCGAACCGGCGGGCGACGGCACCGACGTCACCGAATCCTTCGAGCTGGCACCGACATTGCCGTTGCGTATCTATTGGGCATTGCTCGGCTGGGCGCGCGGACGCACCAACCGCAACGGCATGCGTGAGACCCTGAATCGGATCAAGGCGGTTGCCGAGGCGCCGTGA
- a CDS encoding superoxide dismutase produces MYHLPNLDWDYSALEPHISGEINQLHHDKHHAAYVKGANDALEQLAQAREKGDNAAIVQLEKNLAFNLGGHANHSIWWKNLSPHGGDKPEGELGGAIDEQFGGFDKFRDQFSAAANGVQGSGWAWLGYDTLGKKLLTFQMYDQQSNVPFGTIPLLGLDVFEHAYYLQYKNVKADYIKAFWNVVNWPDVQARFAAAVSKTPGLIFP; encoded by the coding sequence GTGTATCACTTGCCGAATCTCGACTGGGATTATTCGGCTCTTGAGCCCCATATCTCTGGCGAGATCAATCAACTGCACCACGACAAACACCATGCCGCTTACGTCAAGGGCGCGAACGACGCCCTAGAACAGCTCGCTCAGGCACGCGAGAAGGGCGACAATGCGGCCATTGTGCAGCTGGAGAAAAATCTCGCCTTCAACCTTGGCGGACATGCGAATCACTCCATCTGGTGGAAGAACTTGTCCCCCCACGGCGGCGACAAGCCCGAAGGCGAACTCGGCGGCGCCATCGACGAACAATTCGGGGGGTTCGACAAATTCCGCGACCAGTTCTCGGCGGCCGCGAACGGCGTCCAGGGTTCGGGCTGGGCCTGGCTGGGATACGACACCCTCGGAAAGAAGCTACTCACCTTCCAGATGTACGACCAGCAATCCAACGTGCCATTCGGAACGATTCCGCTCCTGGGCCTCGATGTTTTCGAGCACGCCTACTACCTGCAGTACAAAAACGTCAAGGCCGACTACATCAAGGCGTTCTGGAATGTGGTGAACTGGCCCGATGTCCAGGCACGGTTTGCCGCGGCGGTATCCAAGACACCGGGTCTGATCTTCCCCTAG
- a CDS encoding S-methyl-5'-thioadenosine phosphorylase — protein sequence MLAVIGGSGFYSFFDKPVRTVTPATPYGEPSAPITIGLVGGREVAFLPRHGSRHEFSPHTVPYRANMWALRAVGVRRVFAPCAVGSLTADLGPGAIVVPDQLVDRTSGRAQTYFDSAGIHVEFADPYCPGLRAVSLQPGTIDGGTMVVVQGPRFSTRAESRWYASQGFTLVNMTGYPEAVLARELEICYAAIALVTDLDAGVEHGQGVRAVDVFAEFERNIGGFKELVRSAVTATESVDTCGHCRAHDGVTLPIELP from the coding sequence ATGCTCGCGGTGATAGGTGGAAGCGGTTTCTATTCGTTCTTCGACAAACCGGTGCGGACCGTCACGCCGGCGACACCGTACGGTGAGCCCAGCGCGCCGATCACGATCGGGCTGGTGGGCGGGCGGGAGGTCGCCTTTTTACCACGCCATGGCAGCCGTCACGAATTCTCGCCGCACACCGTGCCCTACCGCGCCAACATGTGGGCGCTGCGGGCCGTGGGTGTGCGCCGGGTCTTCGCGCCCTGCGCGGTGGGCAGCCTGACCGCCGACCTGGGGCCGGGTGCCATCGTGGTACCCGACCAGCTGGTGGACCGCACCAGTGGGCGTGCGCAGACCTATTTCGACAGCGCCGGCATCCATGTGGAATTCGCCGATCCGTACTGCCCAGGCCTGCGCGCGGTGTCCCTACAGCCCGGCACCATTGACGGCGGCACCATGGTGGTGGTACAGGGTCCGCGATTCTCGACCCGCGCCGAAAGCCGTTGGTATGCGTCGCAGGGTTTCACCCTGGTCAACATGACCGGATATCCCGAGGCGGTGCTGGCACGCGAGCTCGAAATCTGCTATGCGGCAATCGCATTGGTGACAGATCTGGATGCCGGCGTTGAGCATGGCCAGGGGGTGCGGGCGGTGGATGTGTTCGCCGAATTCGAGCGCAACATCGGCGGATTCAAGGAATTGGTGCGATCGGCGGTCACCGCCACCGAATCTGTCGATACCTGTGGGCACTGCCGCGCACACGACGGCGTCACACTCCCCATCGAACTGCCCTAG
- a CDS encoding nitroreductase/quinone reductase family protein: MNSSADTSQERGGLVGVIRRAVLAVGHHDLAAPIRRSSVVADRLLYRIGGGRWTITAVSRIPSLTLLVTNARGEGVVVPLQYLAIDGDLYIVGTNWSRPNHPLWSSWLMKRPQCRVNIGGRESSRTAILMLGEDRDRVWARILQEAPYQANCERKANRQPRVFRLDESITGAN; the protein is encoded by the coding sequence ATGAATTCATCAGCTGATACGTCGCAGGAGCGAGGGGGGCTCGTCGGAGTGATCCGGCGCGCCGTGCTGGCTGTGGGGCACCACGATCTGGCCGCACCTATTCGGAGGTCGTCCGTCGTGGCCGATCGCCTGCTGTACCGGATCGGCGGCGGTCGGTGGACCATCACGGCCGTCTCTCGGATTCCGTCATTGACACTCCTTGTCACCAATGCGCGTGGCGAGGGCGTGGTTGTGCCGTTGCAGTACTTGGCAATTGACGGCGACCTATACATTGTGGGCACCAATTGGTCGCGTCCGAACCATCCGCTGTGGTCTTCATGGTTGATGAAGCGGCCGCAATGCCGGGTGAACATCGGTGGCCGCGAGAGTTCGCGTACGGCAATCCTCATGCTGGGAGAAGATCGCGACAGGGTTTGGGCGAGAATCCTGCAGGAGGCCCCGTACCAAGCCAACTGTGAGCGCAAAGCAAACCGGCAGCCACGGGTTTTCCGGTTGGATGAATCCATCACCGGCGCGAACTAA
- a CDS encoding wax ester/triacylglycerol synthase family O-acyltransferase produces MEQLTGYDASFLYLETPTHYHQGYGVVILDTSTMPGGYSFPIVREWLASRVAQIPTYTEKAYDPWYNLGHPFWVADTSFDLDRHVQRVVIPAPGTETELAQACSEIASLPLDQRYPLWGIWVLEGLSDGNVAIFIKRHNASLDGVRGNSQLGQLCGNAATELAVVRDAGPVEPLALALGGVRTLSAKPVKMARMLAENIRARRRGVVPALPPGVPEPMSAPRTSFNTTLTANRNLAWASLPIADVLQVKQRLGVKLNDVMLALTATVIRRYLIERGELPDQPLRAFVPVSVHDKPGQHGRNRTTGLLTSLQTLTDDPLRRAREIASITNAAKVHAEALGPGRIHDWFDFSARYWGVLFRVYSRLRMADRHKVMQNLVLSNIGGRHQDLYFAGARISRFYPFGAPFDGGALFVTVASHDDRLNVGLIACPEIIPSLADLAADYQQALSELAAALDTAEAVAE; encoded by the coding sequence ATGGAACAGCTGACTGGGTATGACGCGAGCTTCCTCTACCTGGAAACACCTACGCACTATCACCAGGGCTACGGTGTCGTCATTCTCGACACATCCACGATGCCCGGCGGATACAGCTTCCCCATCGTCCGCGAGTGGCTGGCGTCCCGAGTCGCCCAGATCCCCACCTACACCGAGAAGGCCTACGACCCCTGGTACAACCTGGGGCACCCGTTCTGGGTGGCCGACACCTCGTTCGACCTGGATCGCCACGTGCAGCGAGTTGTCATCCCTGCGCCCGGAACCGAGACGGAGCTGGCCCAGGCATGCTCCGAGATCGCGTCGTTGCCGCTGGACCAGCGCTACCCGCTGTGGGGAATCTGGGTGCTGGAAGGGCTTTCCGACGGAAACGTGGCGATATTCATCAAACGCCACAACGCGAGTCTCGATGGAGTGCGCGGTAATTCGCAGCTGGGCCAGTTATGCGGTAACGCGGCCACCGAATTGGCGGTTGTCCGCGATGCCGGTCCCGTCGAGCCGTTGGCGTTGGCCCTGGGCGGCGTGCGGACGCTTTCCGCCAAGCCGGTCAAGATGGCCAGGATGCTGGCCGAAAACATCCGTGCACGCCGCCGCGGTGTCGTCCCGGCGCTACCGCCGGGCGTACCCGAACCAATGTCCGCCCCGAGGACATCCTTCAACACCACGTTGACGGCCAACCGCAATCTGGCGTGGGCGAGTCTGCCCATTGCCGATGTGCTGCAGGTGAAACAGCGCCTCGGCGTCAAGCTCAACGATGTGATGTTGGCGCTCACTGCGACCGTGATACGCCGGTACCTCATCGAACGCGGTGAACTACCGGACCAACCGCTGCGAGCGTTCGTTCCCGTCTCGGTGCACGACAAGCCCGGTCAACACGGCCGCAACCGCACGACGGGCCTGCTGACCAGCCTGCAGACCCTCACCGACGATCCACTGCGGCGGGCACGTGAGATCGCATCCATCACCAATGCCGCCAAGGTCCATGCCGAAGCATTGGGCCCTGGACGGATCCACGACTGGTTCGACTTCAGCGCCCGGTACTGGGGTGTGTTGTTCCGGGTGTACTCACGTCTACGCATGGCCGACCGGCACAAGGTCATGCAAAATCTGGTGCTTTCTAATATCGGCGGGCGGCACCAGGATCTGTATTTCGCCGGCGCACGGATCAGCCGCTTCTATCCCTTCGGCGCACCATTCGACGGCGGCGCGCTGTTCGTCACGGTGGCTTCGCACGACGATCGGCTCAACGTGGGCCTGATCGCGTGCCCCGAGATCATCCCGTCACTCGCCGACCTGGCCGCCGACTACCAACAAGCACTGTCCGAACTCGCCGCCGCCTTGGATACCGCCGAGGCGGTGGCCGAATGA
- a CDS encoding cytochrome P450: MARALARLPRLGDTVGLMLDPTFYLFEKYLRHGPVFTVKMPYQTYTVLAGSEAATFMSSKDGRECLTVGSSWRFVEEQFGGKDSLVAVDGPQHKQWRTLLQRGYSREAIADRYSEAIDVIDDAVDKHWRPGESVPVLPAMQKLSIAQVGTFLGGVRPTDDDIEDIALVTREILKIAPVQHIPKFMLQLPRYVNARSRVARVAQNALALAGHSSASGRRGQSTLLEDILESCRDDPNAANQRNMLFHSVLPYFAGVETTSATATYALYLILRHPDVLCRIQDEVAVMFERGGITHDSLFHSTPVLHGAIMEAMRLRPIASFIIRVAAKDFEFHGHQIRSGEGVFIGTTVPHFLSEFYENPMKFDVDRYGDSAGPNRTPGAYSPFGRGPHMCVGKGLAESLMQLMLARIIHRRTLELSSRSYRLSNRVSSSSPSPKFAVRVVSSRR, translated from the coding sequence GTGGCACGCGCGCTGGCCAGACTTCCGCGGCTCGGCGACACGGTGGGACTGATGCTGGACCCCACGTTCTATCTTTTCGAGAAGTACCTCCGACACGGCCCCGTGTTCACCGTCAAGATGCCCTACCAGACATACACCGTGCTGGCCGGCTCCGAGGCCGCGACGTTCATGAGCAGCAAAGACGGTCGCGAATGCCTCACGGTGGGTAGCTCGTGGCGATTCGTCGAGGAACAATTCGGTGGCAAGGACTCGCTGGTCGCCGTTGACGGTCCGCAGCACAAGCAATGGCGCACCCTCTTGCAACGCGGCTATTCGCGTGAGGCGATCGCCGACCGGTACTCCGAAGCCATCGATGTCATTGACGACGCCGTCGACAAGCACTGGCGGCCGGGAGAATCGGTGCCGGTCCTCCCGGCGATGCAGAAGTTGTCGATCGCCCAGGTGGGCACCTTCCTCGGCGGCGTCCGGCCGACCGACGACGATATCGAAGATATCGCACTGGTTACTCGCGAGATTCTGAAGATTGCTCCGGTACAACATATTCCGAAATTCATGCTGCAGCTTCCCCGATATGTCAACGCGCGCTCACGGGTGGCACGGGTGGCGCAGAACGCTCTCGCGCTCGCGGGACACTCGAGCGCGAGTGGTCGCCGCGGGCAATCCACGCTGCTGGAGGACATCCTCGAATCCTGCCGCGACGACCCCAATGCGGCCAACCAGCGCAATATGCTGTTCCACTCGGTGCTGCCCTATTTCGCGGGAGTGGAAACCACCTCCGCGACTGCGACATACGCGCTGTACCTCATCTTGAGACACCCAGATGTGTTGTGCCGGATACAGGACGAGGTCGCCGTCATGTTCGAACGGGGCGGTATCACCCACGACAGCCTGTTCCATTCCACTCCCGTACTGCACGGCGCGATCATGGAAGCAATGCGCCTTCGGCCTATCGCATCATTCATCATTCGTGTTGCGGCAAAAGATTTCGAGTTCCATGGTCATCAGATCCGCAGCGGCGAAGGCGTATTCATCGGCACCACCGTCCCGCACTTTCTCAGCGAGTTCTACGAAAATCCCATGAAGTTCGACGTCGACCGGTATGGGGACTCGGCAGGACCCAACCGAACCCCGGGCGCGTACTCCCCCTTCGGCCGCGGACCACACATGTGCGTGGGGAAGGGACTGGCCGAGTCACTGATGCAACTCATGCTCGCTCGCATCATCCATCGCCGGACGTTGGAGCTCAGTTCCCGCTCCTACCGCCTGTCCAATCGAGTGTCATCAAGCTCTCCATCCCCGAAATTCGCCGTACGCGTGGTTAGTTCGCGCCGGTGA